The nucleotide window GGACCGGCAAAAGACACTACAGGCCATCTATGACATTCTGGAGGGAGAGCCTAAGCCCTATTTCGAAAATCGTTATGTGCGCAAGGATGGCAAGATCGCCCATATCATGTGGTCTGCCCACTGGTCGGAGTCACAACAGCTGCGCGTGGCGGTGGCCCGTGACGTCACCGAACGCCGGCATGCGGAACTGATGCAGGCGGCGCTATACGCCATCGCCGAGGCGGCTATCGCGCCGGGTGATTTGCAAACCCTGTTTCAACGCATTCACAACGTGGTCAACGATCTGTTGCTGGGCACGAATTTCGCCGTAGCGCTCTATGACCCGGAAAAGGATGAGCTCAGCTTCCCCTATTATGCGGACCAGTATCGCGTGGCACCGGCACCGCACAGGCTAAAGTCGGACATCCTGATTTCCCAGGTGATTCTCACCGGTCAGGCATTGCTGCTGACACCGGACAGCGCCGCCTCGGTGCTGTCGCAATTGGAGGTGGTGGCAAATCCGGTTGCACTGAACTGGCTCGGGGTTCCACTGGAATCTGCCGGTCGCGTTTTAGGCGCGCTTGTCGTGCAGAGCTATGCTGACGATGTATGTTTTACCGAAGAAGACCGGGAACTGTTGCTGTTTATTGCGGCCCAGCTTGCGGCGGCTATTGAGCGAAAGAGACTGCATTCCCGCCTGGAATACATGGCACAACATGATCAGTTAACCGACCTGCCTAACCGCATGTTGTTTCTGGACCATCTGCACAAGGCATTATCCAGGGCTCAACGGGAGCAGACCCGGCTGGCCGTTTTGTATCTGGACCTGGATCACTTCAAGCAGGTGAATGACACCTATGGACATACCGTGGGCGATCATCTGCTACAGGAGGTGGCGGGTCGCCTGCTGCGCTGCGTCCGTAAATCGGATACCGTAGGACGTCTTGGGGGGGACGAATTTATCATCCTGCTGGATGGCATAAAGCAGCCTGAGGACGCCAACATGGTCGCCGAAAAAATCCTTGCCAGTCTGTCTGCACCCTATGCACAGGACACGCTGACATTGCAGATCATTCCCAGCATCGGTGTCGCCATTTTTCCGGAGAACGGCGAGGACGGTGATCAGCTGATCCGCTACGCGGATAACGCGATGTATCAGGAAAAAAGCAACCATCGGCAACATAAAAAAGAAGCCCGTTCTATCTAATCGCACTACACTACTCGAACTACACTAATCGCACTACAGATAGGCCTTTGCCTCCTCGCCCGGATCGGGCAGGCCGGCGATGCGCCAGGCCTTGATCCCCTCGTTATTGAAATGCCGTTCGATGCAATAAACATCGTCCTGATGCGCGGACTTACAGAGGTGATGAAAGTCGGGCACATTCCGATGCTGTTGATAGTGTTCCCGCAGGGCAAAGATGATTTGCCATTGCGCCTCCGACAGCTCGTCTAGCCCTTCCTGTTTTGCCAGCCCCAGCGCCAGGTGTTCGTCCCAGTTCTCCGGGCTCAGCAGAAAACCCCCTTCATCCCGTTTGAGACCCGACAGATGCTTGCGTGGATTGACTGTTGCGGACGACGCCACCTGAGGGCCCTGTGGCGGTGGGTACTGCAGGCTGTTTTCAATGGCATCGCAAAAGGCATCGAGATCCGCGGGCTTACGCGAGGTGATCAGATTGCCGTCGATCACCACCGCCTGATCGATCCACACGGCACCGGCATTCACCAGGTCCGTTTTCACCGAGGCCCAGGAGGTTAGTGTCCTGCCCCGGACAACGCCCGCCTCGATCAACAACTGTGGTCCGTGACAGATGGCGGCGATGGGTTTTCCCGCGTCGGAAAATCCTCGCACCAGGGAGACTACGTCGGGGTTGGTGCGTAAGTGGTCGGGGCTATGTCCGCCCGGGATCACGAGCAAGGCGTAATCGTCCGCGGAGACGGCGCGCGCCGAGAAATCGATCCGGGCAACACTTTGGTCGCGCTTGCCCTTAATCGCGGCCCCGGCCTCGGTGCCGATGATATCCACAATATAACCGGCCTCTTGCAGCCGCTCATAGGGAATCTGAAATTCCGAGTCTTCAAAGCCTTCGCCGACAATGATTGCTACCGCTGACATGGAAACTCCTGAGAAATCGTGGACGCTGATACCAGAGGATTAAAAAATATCCGCGCCTCGAATGCATTGCGATTTCACAATGACGAAGGCCCGCGGTTTTTTCACAGGCGCTCGGGGCGCGGACAGGCGACCCGGCAAATGCTATCGCCCTGACCTGTCGCACGCTGCCTTGACAATCAATCAATCCCGGCAAATGATCCAAGGATATCTGCACGACCGTTTTTACCCGTAGTCGTTTCTGATAACGGGGCTTATTTCCTCTTTAATCTTATGTCTTTGCACAGGGAGAACCGGGCATGTTTAAGGAATTCAAGGAATTTGCCATGCGTGGCAACGTGGTGGATATGGCGGTGGGCATCATCATCGGCGGCGCATTTGGCACCATCGTCAAGAGTCTGGTGTCCGATATGATGATGCCGCCACTGGGCCTGTTACTGGGCGGGGTGGATTTTTCCGATCTCTTTATCACTCTCAAGCAAGGCGCGATCGCCGGCCCGTATCCGACCCTGGTCGCGGCCCAGGCCGCCGGTGCGGTGACTATCAGTTATGGCCTGTTTATCAATTCGGTCATCAGTTTCCTGATCGTGGCCTTTGCCGTGTTCCTGCTCATCAAGGGCATTAACAGAATGCAGCGCGAGAAAGAGGCGCCGCCCGTCACGCCGACCACCAAGGACTGTCCCTTTTGCGCCACGCCGATCCCCCTCAAGGCGCTACGCTGCCCGCATTGCACCTCTGAACTGGCGGGCACCTGACGCGGCGGCCTGGTGCGAGGTATCAAACCGGCAGACAAGCGTCGCTCTCGCACATCCGTGTGCTTCGTGACATAAGGCCATCCCTGGCCAAAAAAAAAAGGGCTCCAGCTTCGGAGCCCTTTCTTGTAACTGCGTTCTTGATAAACGTTTTGTTAAGAAATCAGAGACAAACACAATCCCTGCTGCGCCTGTGAGCAGGCGCTATCGCTCTTCAAAGTTGCCGTATTGCATCAGTCGCTTGTAACGATTGTCCAACAGCTTATCCAGCGACATGCTTTCCAGTACGTCCAGGTTTTCACACAAGGTATTCTTGAGATTGAGCGCGACGGCGTCGACATCCCGGTGCGCACCGCCCAGCGGCTCTTTGACAATCTGGTCGATCAGCCCCAGCTCCTTGAGTCGCTCGGAGGTGATGCCCATGGCGACGGCAGCCTCGGCGGCCTTTTCCGCATTCTTCCACAGAATAGAGGAACAGCCCTCGGGCGAGATCACCGAGTAGGTGCCGTATTGCAGCATCAACACGCGGTCCCCCACCCCAATGGCCAACGCGCCACCGGAGCCACCCTCGCCAATCACGGTGCAGATGATCGGCGTCTTGAGCTGCGACATCACAAACAGGTTGCGGGCGATGGCCTCGGACTGGCCACGCTCCTCGGCATCGATACCGGGATAGGCGCCGGGGGTGTCGATGAAGGTGAGAATCGGCATCCTGAAACGCTCGGCCAGCTCCATCAGTCGACGGGCCTTGCGATAACCCTCGGGACGCGGCATGGCGAAATTGCGTTTGAGCTTTTCGGTGGTGTCGCGGCCCTTCTGCTGGCCCATTACCATCACCGGTTTTCCGTCCAGTCGCGCCACGCCGCCAATGATGGCCGGGTCATCCGCAAAGGAGCGATCACCGTGTAATTCCTGGAAGTCGGTAAAGATGCGCTCGATGTAGTCCAGGGTGTAGGGGCGTTGCGGATGCCGCGACATCTGCGAGATCTGCCAGGGATTGAGATTGGAAAAGATCGACTCGGTCAGCTCCCGGCTCTTACTCTGCAAGCGGGAGATCTCGTCGGAGATGTTGATCTCGCTGTCGTTGCCCACATAGCGCAGCTCTTCGATCTTGGCCTCAAGCTCGGCGATGGGTTGTTCAAATTCGAGAAAATTCAGGTTCATAGGCGTTCAGAGTAAAGATAAAATGGGAAAGATAAAAGTGTCTGGCATTCTACCCTTTTCTCTTTACCCTTTCCTCTTTTCTCTGCCGTTTTAATACTCTACCCGCACCTGACCCCGGCCGGCGAGGTCGTCCAGCCGGCGGATCAGTTCGTCGGTCGGGCGTACCCGCCAGCCGGCACCCAGCTGGATCTGGGCGCTGGCATCGGCGCACAGATAATCGACCCGCACCGGGCAGTGGCCTTCGCGATAGGGGCCGAGCACCTCCGCCAGCTCACGGATAAAGCCGTTGGCGGCCTTGTTCTGATCCACTTTCAGCACCAGCTGGCGGGCGAAGGCCTCGCGGGCGTGATCGATGTCATAGATCTTGTTGGCGCTCATCTTCAGGCCGCCGGTGTAGTCGTCCGTCGTTACCTGGCCTTCCACCACCAGCAGGCGGTCTTTGGCGATCAGGTCACGATAGTGGTTGTAGGTCTCGGAAAACACCCCCAGTTCGAGGCGGCCGGTGCGGTCGTCGAGGGTGATGAAGGCGATGCGGTCGCCGCGTTTGGTGTTCATGGTGCGCATCGCCACCACCAGGCCGGCGACGGTGATGGTCTGGTCGCTCTTGGGGTTGAGCTCGGCGATGCGCATGGAGACAAACTGGCGTATCTCGTGTTCGTAGCGGTCGATGGGGTGTCCGGTGAGGTACAGGCCGAGGGTCTCTTTTTCACCGTTGAGGCGCTGCTCATCGTCCCAGTCCCTGGCCAAAATGAACTGCCCCGCCTCCTCTTCCGCCTGCGGCTGGGCGACGCCGAACATGTCATCCTGGCCGCTGGCGAGATTCTTGTGGTGCTGCTCGGCACGCTGCACGGCGGATTCCAGGGTGGCCATCAGGGTGGCGCGATTAGGGCCCAGATCATCCATGGCGCCGCAGCGGATCAGGCCTTCCAGGGTGCGTTTGTTGGCCTTTTTGAGGTCGACGCGCTGGCAGAAATCAAACAGGTCCCGGAACGGGCCGTCCTGCGCACGGCTGATGATGATGCCCTCGATAGCCCCCTCGCCCACCCCCTTGACGGCGCCGAGGCCGTAGAAGATGGCCCGGTCATCCTTCACCGTAAACTTGTAGTGACAGGCGTTGACGTTGGGTGACACCACCTCCAGCTTCATCTCGCGGGCGTCTTCGATGAGCGTCACCACCTTGTCGGTGTTGTCCATGTCCGCCGACATCACCGCCGCCATAAAGGCCGCCGGGTAATGCGTCTTGAGCCAGGCGGTCTGATACGAGACCAGCGCATAAGCGGCCGAGTGGGACTTGTTAAAGCCGTAACCGGCGAACTTCTCCATCAGGTCGAAGATGTAGGTGGCGGTCTTTTCCTCGACGCCACGCTCCAGAGCGCCTTTGGTGAACAGTTCGCGCTGCTTGGCCATCTCCTCGGGCTTTTTCTTGCCCATGGCGCGGCGCAGCATATCGGCACCGCCCAGGGTGTAGCCGGCCAGCACCTGGGCGATCTGCATCACCTGTTCCTGATACAGAATGACGCCGTAGGTGGGTTTGAGAATCCCCTCGATCTTCGGATGCGGGTACTGCGCCGCCTTCTTGCCGTGTTTGACGTTGATAAAGTCATCCACCATGCCCGAGCCCAGCGGGCCGGGACGGAACAGCGCCACCAGGGCGATGATTTCCTCGAAGGCATCCGGCTGCAGGCGCTTGATGAGATCCTTCATGCCGCGAGATTCCAGCTGGAACACCGCGGTGGTATTGCAGGCCTTGAGCAGCGCGTAACTGGCGGGATCATCCAGCGGGATGGTCTCGATGTCCGGACGGGCGTCTTTGCCCTTCTGTTTCTCGATATTGTCCAGCGCCCAGTCGATGATGGTCAGGGTGCGCAGACCCAGAAAGTCGAACTTGACCAGGCCCACCGCCTCGACGTCGTCCTTGTCGAACTGACTGACCACGTTGGCGCCGCCCTCTTCGCAGTACAGGGGGCAGAAATCGGTCAGCTTGGTGGGCGCGATGACCACACCGCCGGCGTGCTTGCCGGCGTTGCGTTTGAGGCCCTCCAGCGACTTGGCCATGTCGATGAGGGTGGCCACCTCCTCGTCCTGCTCGTAGAGCTCACGCAGGGTCTCCTCCTGCTCCATGGCCTGGTCGAGGGTGATACCCACCTCGAAGGGGATCATCTTGGAGATGCGGTCCACGAAGCCGTAGGGGTGCCCGAACACGCGGCCCACGTCGCGTACCACGGCCTTGGCGGCCATGGAGCCGTAGGTGATGATCTGCGAGACCTTTTCACGGCCGTAATGCTGGGCCACGTAGTCGATGACGCGGTCGCGGCCCTCCATGCAGAAGTCGACGTCAAAGTCGGGCATGGAGACACGTTCGGGGTTGAGGAAACGTTCGAACAGCAGGTCGTATTCCAGCGGGTCAAGATCGGTGATGGTCAGGGCATAGGCCACCAGCGAACCGGCGCCGGAACCACGCCCCGGCCCCACCGGCACGCCGTTGTTTTTGGCCCAGCGGATAAAGTCGGCAACGATCAGAAAGTAGCCGGGGAAACCCATCTCGATGATGACGTCGAGTTCGGTCTCCAGGCGTTCGTCGTAGGGCCGGCGGATCTCGGCGAAGTCGGGCGCGCTGCGGTCGAACAGCTTGTCGAAGCGGGCCTCCAGGCCCTTGCGGGATTCCTGGCGGAAATACTCCGCCTCGGTGAGCCCCGCAGGGATAGGGAAATCGGGCAGGAAGTTCTTGCCCAGGGTCAGCCCGACGTTACAGCGCTTGGCGATCTCGACGGTGTTTCCCAGCGCCTCGGGGATGTCGGAAAACAGCTCGGCCATCTCCTCGGGCGAACGCAGGTACTGCTGCTCCGTGTAATGCTTGGGACGACGGGGATCGTCCAGGGTGCGGCCATCGTGAATGCAGACCCGCGCCTCGTGGGCTTCGAAATCTCCGGCCTTGAGAAAGCGCACGTCGTTGGTGGCCACCACCGGCAGATCCGCCGACTGCGCCAGGGCCACGGCGGCGTGCAGGTAATCCTCTTCCTCGGGGCGTCCGGTGCGTTGCAGCTCCAGGTAGTAGCGATCGGGAAACAGCCGCTGCCAGCGCTGCAGACAGGTCTGCAGGCGGGCGCGATCCTCGGCCAGCAGGGCCCGGCCCACATCCCCCTCGCGGCCGCCGGACAGGGCGATCAGGCCCGCGCTGTGTCCGTCCAGCCAGGCGCTGTCGAGGATGGGAATGCCGCGGTGCTGGCCCTCGGTATAGCTGCGGGAGACCAGTTCGGTGAGATTGCGATACCCCTGATTGGTCTCGCACAGCAGGGTGAAGCGAAACGGCTGGGTGGGTTCGTCCTCATTGGCCAGCCACAGGTCGACGCCAATAATGGGCTTGATGCCCTGGGCCATGGCTGCCCGATAGAACTTGACCATCGCAAACAGGTTGCTCTGGTCGGTCACCGCCACCGCCGGCATGCCCTTTTTGGCCACGGCCTTGGCCAGGGGTTTGATGCGTACCACTCCATCCACCAGCGAATATTCTGTGTGCAGGCGTAGGTGAACGAAGCCGAATGTCATCCGGCGATTTTCCGGTGTAGTGGGGGAAGTTTCAAGACTTGACAGGCCACTTAATGGCCGATGATTTGCCGATAGCGGCAAACCCGCGAATAAACCCAAACACGGCCCGGATTGCTACAGCTCCAGTCGGGAGATCTGCTGTTTGGAATAACTCAGTTCCTCCTCCAGGATGGTCTTCAGCTCAATGCCCAGCGAACCCGGCTCCAGTACCTCGACAATGGACAGTGCCTGACCGGACTGTTCCCACACTGCGTTGGAGAGATTAATCAGCCGACGCGGCAGGTAGGCCTTGCCCTTCGCGTCCATCGCCAGCAACACGATGGGTTTGATGCGGTGATCCGCATCGGTGGCGACCACCACGCCAACGGCATTGGTATTCAGTCGCACCACACTGCCGATGGGGTAGATGCCCAGGCACTTGATGAATTTTTCCAGTAGCGTGACGTCGTAATTTCCGGCCGACCATTTGAACAGGTTCTCCAGCGCCAGGGCCGGAGCGATACCGTCATGGTAGCAGCGGTCGGAGGTGATGGCGTCATACACGTCCACGATACTGGAGATGCGCGTCAGCAGCGGGATCTCCTC belongs to Gammaproteobacteria bacterium and includes:
- the dnaE gene encoding DNA polymerase III subunit alpha is translated as MTFGFVHLRLHTEYSLVDGVVRIKPLAKAVAKKGMPAVAVTDQSNLFAMVKFYRAAMAQGIKPIIGVDLWLANEDEPTQPFRFTLLCETNQGYRNLTELVSRSYTEGQHRGIPILDSAWLDGHSAGLIALSGGREGDVGRALLAEDRARLQTCLQRWQRLFPDRYYLELQRTGRPEEEDYLHAAVALAQSADLPVVATNDVRFLKAGDFEAHEARVCIHDGRTLDDPRRPKHYTEQQYLRSPEEMAELFSDIPEALGNTVEIAKRCNVGLTLGKNFLPDFPIPAGLTEAEYFRQESRKGLEARFDKLFDRSAPDFAEIRRPYDERLETELDVIIEMGFPGYFLIVADFIRWAKNNGVPVGPGRGSGAGSLVAYALTITDLDPLEYDLLFERFLNPERVSMPDFDVDFCMEGRDRVIDYVAQHYGREKVSQIITYGSMAAKAVVRDVGRVFGHPYGFVDRISKMIPFEVGITLDQAMEQEETLRELYEQDEEVATLIDMAKSLEGLKRNAGKHAGGVVIAPTKLTDFCPLYCEEGGANVVSQFDKDDVEAVGLVKFDFLGLRTLTIIDWALDNIEKQKGKDARPDIETIPLDDPASYALLKACNTTAVFQLESRGMKDLIKRLQPDAFEEIIALVALFRPGPLGSGMVDDFINVKHGKKAAQYPHPKIEGILKPTYGVILYQEQVMQIAQVLAGYTLGGADMLRRAMGKKKPEEMAKQRELFTKGALERGVEEKTATYIFDLMEKFAGYGFNKSHSAAYALVSYQTAWLKTHYPAAFMAAVMSADMDNTDKVVTLIEDAREMKLEVVSPNVNACHYKFTVKDDRAIFYGLGAVKGVGEGAIEGIIISRAQDGPFRDLFDFCQRVDLKKANKRTLEGLIRCGAMDDLGPNRATLMATLESAVQRAEQHHKNLASGQDDMFGVAQPQAEEEAGQFILARDWDDEQRLNGEKETLGLYLTGHPIDRYEHEIRQFVSMRIAELNPKSDQTITVAGLVVAMRTMNTKRGDRIAFITLDDRTGRLELGVFSETYNHYRDLIAKDRLLVVEGQVTTDDYTGGLKMSANKIYDIDHAREAFARQLVLKVDQNKAANGFIRELAEVLGPYREGHCPVRVDYLCADASAQIQLGAGWRVRPTDELIRRLDDLAGRGQVRVEY
- a CDS encoding diguanylate cyclase → MNENPHSPPNDFMDLLLDAVCMVDRDGYFRYVSAASERIFGYLPEEMVDRSVMDFVHPGDRQKTLQAIYDILEGEPKPYFENRYVRKDGKIAHIMWSAHWSESQQLRVAVARDVTERRHAELMQAALYAIAEAAIAPGDLQTLFQRIHNVVNDLLLGTNFAVALYDPEKDELSFPYYADQYRVAPAPHRLKSDILISQVILTGQALLLTPDSAASVLSQLEVVANPVALNWLGVPLESAGRVLGALVVQSYADDVCFTEEDRELLLFIAAQLAAAIERKRLHSRLEYMAQHDQLTDLPNRMLFLDHLHKALSRAQREQTRLAVLYLDLDHFKQVNDTYGHTVGDHLLQEVAGRLLRCVRKSDTVGRLGGDEFIILLDGIKQPEDANMVAEKILASLSAPYAQDTLTLQIIPSIGVAIFPENGEDGDQLIRYADNAMYQEKSNHRQHKKEARSI
- the mscL gene encoding large-conductance mechanosensitive channel protein MscL codes for the protein MFKEFKEFAMRGNVVDMAVGIIIGGAFGTIVKSLVSDMMMPPLGLLLGGVDFSDLFITLKQGAIAGPYPTLVAAQAAGAVTISYGLFINSVISFLIVAFAVFLLIKGINRMQREKEAPPVTPTTKDCPFCATPIPLKALRCPHCTSELAGT
- a CDS encoding TusE/DsrC/DsvC family sulfur relay protein; this translates as MSAVAIIVGEGFEDSEFQIPYERLQEAGYIVDIIGTEAGAAIKGKRDQSVARIDFSARAVSADDYALLVIPGGHSPDHLRTNPDVVSLVRGFSDAGKPIAAICHGPQLLIEAGVVRGRTLTSWASVKTDLVNAGAVWIDQAVVIDGNLITSRKPADLDAFCDAIENSLQYPPPQGPQVASSATVNPRKHLSGLKRDEGGFLLSPENWDEHLALGLAKQEGLDELSEAQWQIIFALREHYQQHRNVPDFHHLCKSAHQDDVYCIERHFNNEGIKAWRIAGLPDPGEEAKAYL
- the accA gene encoding acetyl-CoA carboxylase carboxyl transferase subunit alpha, whose protein sequence is MNLNFLEFEQPIAELEAKIEELRYVGNDSEINISDEISRLQSKSRELTESIFSNLNPWQISQMSRHPQRPYTLDYIERIFTDFQELHGDRSFADDPAIIGGVARLDGKPVMVMGQQKGRDTTEKLKRNFAMPRPEGYRKARRLMELAERFRMPILTFIDTPGAYPGIDAEERGQSEAIARNLFVMSQLKTPIICTVIGEGGSGGALAIGVGDRVLMLQYGTYSVISPEGCSSILWKNAEKAAEAAVAMGITSERLKELGLIDQIVKEPLGGAHRDVDAVALNLKNTLCENLDVLESMSLDKLLDNRYKRLMQYGNFEER